The proteins below are encoded in one region of Deferribacter autotrophicus:
- a CDS encoding type 4a pilus biogenesis protein PilO — translation MIKIISSVPLKFRIVVEVAIIIVIIAVYYFMSYKPQVEEINKLKKRYDSLALSVSRLKPVMLSYKKFKKEFEIVNEQFNRVLKILPNERNYNVLYDQIVGLAERNGIKVSLFQPTGIRKIDDFHSSVNFNMNMEGRFLDLVNFVYRINFLDKIININSLSINPIKDKEGNLILKANLGMNSYMFNVPVSGAAK, via the coding sequence ATGATAAAAATTATATCTAGTGTTCCACTAAAGTTTAGAATAGTTGTTGAGGTTGCCATTATTATTGTAATCATTGCTGTATATTATTTTATGTCATACAAACCTCAGGTGGAAGAAATTAATAAATTGAAGAAACGTTATGATTCACTAGCTCTTTCTGTTTCAAGGTTAAAACCTGTTATGCTGAGTTATAAAAAGTTTAAAAAAGAATTTGAAATAGTCAATGAACAATTCAACAGAGTACTTAAAATCTTACCAAATGAGAGAAATTATAACGTTTTGTATGATCAAATTGTAGGATTAGCTGAGAGAAACGGAATTAAAGTATCTCTTTTTCAGCCCACTGGTATAAGAAAAATCGATGATTTTCATTCATCTGTTAACTTTAATATGAACATGGAAGGTAGGTTTCTAGATTTAGTAAATTTTGTTTATAGGATTAATTTCTTAGATAAGATAATAAATATTAATTCTTTAAGTATTAATCCTATAAAAGATAAGGAAGGGAATTTAATACTTAAGGCTAATTTAGGTATGAATTCTTATATGTTTAATGTGCCAGTTAGTGGAGCTGCAAAATGA
- a CDS encoding PilN domain-containing protein, producing MIRINLLPKKKKFRLQGIYLELFVFFILIVSIIVGIVNINTKLKEQQNLIKREISRLETELRKLRKVDKEVKVLKKRKAELQQKIDLVVRLKQGQKEYYKILTSLEKSLPQDVWIRKLSYGKGQINLEVSSLRSTSVNEFIINMYKSEIFSNIDLKIVRKNQVEGIDINSFTITAKVNLGG from the coding sequence ATGATAAGGATTAACTTATTACCTAAGAAGAAAAAATTTCGTTTGCAAGGGATTTATTTAGAGCTATTTGTTTTTTTTATTTTGATAGTTTCAATTATTGTTGGAATTGTGAATATTAATACCAAGTTAAAAGAACAGCAAAATTTGATTAAAAGAGAGATAAGTAGGTTAGAGACTGAGCTAAGGAAATTACGCAAAGTTGATAAAGAAGTAAAGGTATTAAAAAAACGTAAGGCAGAATTGCAACAGAAAATTGATTTGGTTGTAAGATTAAAACAAGGGCAAAAGGAGTATTATAAGATACTTACAAGTTTGGAGAAATCGTTACCTCAAGATGTTTGGATTAGGAAACTTAGTTATGGTAAAGGTCAAATTAATCTTGAAGTTTCTTCTTTGAGAAGTACTTCAGTTAATGAATTTATTATAAACATGTATAAAAGTGAGATTTTTTCTAATATTGATTTAAAAATCGTAAGGAAAAATCAGGTTGAGGGGATAGATATTAATAGCTTTACAATTACTGCAAAAGTGAATTTAGGTGGATAA